In Gossypium arboreum isolate Shixiya-1 chromosome 6, ASM2569848v2, whole genome shotgun sequence, the following are encoded in one genomic region:
- the LOC108485497 gene encoding ras-related protein RHN1-like isoform X2 — protein sequence MGAGKTSLVSRFVRGQFSDFQESTIGAAFFTQVLSLNEATIKLDIWDTAGQERYHSLAPMYYRGAAAAVVVYDLTSSESFERAKKWVQELQRQGNPNLIKFLVANKVDLEEKRKVGNEEGEPYAKENGLNFLETSAKTAHNVNELFYEIAKKLAKAAPSRPTGMKLHSRQQEMGRRFFCCS from the exons ATGGGAGCTGGGAAAACAAGCTTGGTATCGAGATTTGTCAGAGGCCAATTTTCCGATTTCCag GAATCGACAATCGGAGCAGCCTTCTTCACTCAGGTATTGTCACTAAATGAAGCCACCATAAAGTTAGATATATGGGACACCGCAGGTCAGGAGAGATACCACAGCTTGGCTCCTATGTACTACCGTGGCGCAGCCGCTGCTGTTGTGGTCTATGATTTGACTAGCTCG GAGTCATTTGAGCGTGCCAAAAAATGGGTTCAAGAACTACAAAGACAAG GAAATCCAAATCTGATAAAGTTCTTGGTAGCAAACAAGGTTGACttggaagaaaagagaaaagtgggAAATGAG GAAGGTGAGCCATATGCCAAAGAAAATGGCTTGAATTTCCTTGAAACATCTGCAAAGACTGCACACAACGTCAATGAGCTTttctatgaaatag CAAAGAAGTTGGCAAAAGCTGCTCCGTCTCGGCCTACTGGAATGAAGTTGCATAGCAGACAACAAGAAATGGGAAGAAGGTTCTTCTGTTGCTCCTGA
- the LOC108485749 gene encoding uncharacterized protein LOC108485749, with protein MKGASKVIMGATLVMVVTLAFVLGLILVLLAELYCSLLLRRRRRHLKHSPTSGSTVTDTTTVATTPTVTTSSFPESTSPLSSFYAQGVLHAPRDFLFSSALPNKVENDNPVTFLHHVVQIHSQESNTRADQFGILPPTSPSTSFAASPNTVEETSVQVSPESATTCKENLVYISNPIYDNDAGSRPEPDTPFETPDTSPSRLEKSGSSGDDEKGQFRIYSPPMTPPLSPMKKLPAQACSVSLRDVGSLATSASESNCNNGLSSSSSGSPCTSPSW; from the coding sequence ATGAAGGGGGCATCCAAAGTAATCATGGGTGCAACACTAGTAATGGTGGTCACCCTTGCCTTTGTTTTAGGTCTTATCCTAGTGTTGCTAGCCGAGCTTTATTGCTCTCTCTTACTCCGCCGCCGCCGCCGTCACCTCAAACACTCCCCCACCTCTGGCTCCACCGTTACCGACACAACAACGGTTGCAACCACCCCCACCGTTACTACTTCTTCCTTCCCTGAATCAACCAGTCCCCTTAGTAGCTTCTATGCACAAGGAGTTCTTCATGCACCTAGGGACTTTCTCTTCTCATCAGCACTCCCTAACAAGGTTGAAAACGATAATCCTGTCACTTTCCTCCATCATGTCGTTCAAATACATTCCCAAGAATCAAACACAAGGGCTGACCAATTTGGAATATTGCCTCCCACATCTCCATCAACATCCTTTGCGGCCTCCCCAAATACTGTTGAGGAAACCTCAGTTCAAGTGAGCCCCGAGAGTGCTACAACTTGTAAAGAGAATTTAGTTTATATATCGAATCCCATTTACGACAACGATGCAGGCAGCAGGCCGGAGCCGGACACTCCGTTCGAGACGCCGGATACATCGCCTTCACGTTTAGAAAAAAGTGGTTCATCAGGGGATGATGAGAAGGGTCAGTTCAGAATTTACTCACCCCCAATGACGCCTCCATTGAGTCCAATGAAGAAGCTCCCAGCACAGGCATGTTCTGTCTCTCTTAGAGATGTTGGGTCTTTAGCCACTTCGGCTAGCGAATCCAATTGTAATAATGGTCTTTCATCATCTTCATCAGGTTCTCCCTGCACTTCACCTTCATGGTGA
- the LOC108485497 gene encoding ras-related protein RHN1-like isoform X1 encodes MAKTRNKNIQAKLVFLGDMGAGKTSLVSRFVRGQFSDFQESTIGAAFFTQVLSLNEATIKLDIWDTAGQERYHSLAPMYYRGAAAAVVVYDLTSSESFERAKKWVQELQRQGNPNLIKFLVANKVDLEEKRKVGNEEGEPYAKENGLNFLETSAKTAHNVNELFYEIAKKLAKAAPSRPTGMKLHSRQQEMGRRFFCCS; translated from the exons ATGGCAAAGACGAGAAACAAGAACATACAAGCCAAGCTG GTATTTCTTGGGGATATGGGAGCTGGGAAAACAAGCTTGGTATCGAGATTTGTCAGAGGCCAATTTTCCGATTTCCag GAATCGACAATCGGAGCAGCCTTCTTCACTCAGGTATTGTCACTAAATGAAGCCACCATAAAGTTAGATATATGGGACACCGCAGGTCAGGAGAGATACCACAGCTTGGCTCCTATGTACTACCGTGGCGCAGCCGCTGCTGTTGTGGTCTATGATTTGACTAGCTCG GAGTCATTTGAGCGTGCCAAAAAATGGGTTCAAGAACTACAAAGACAAG GAAATCCAAATCTGATAAAGTTCTTGGTAGCAAACAAGGTTGACttggaagaaaagagaaaagtgggAAATGAG GAAGGTGAGCCATATGCCAAAGAAAATGGCTTGAATTTCCTTGAAACATCTGCAAAGACTGCACACAACGTCAATGAGCTTttctatgaaatag CAAAGAAGTTGGCAAAAGCTGCTCCGTCTCGGCCTACTGGAATGAAGTTGCATAGCAGACAACAAGAAATGGGAAGAAGGTTCTTCTGTTGCTCCTGA